A region from the Myripristis murdjan chromosome 23, fMyrMur1.1, whole genome shotgun sequence genome encodes:
- the LOC115355630 gene encoding vegetative cell wall protein gp1-like, which translates to MEAISSNHPPSPFKPIPSLVTPVPAPVPPVPAPVAPVPAPVAPVILPVTPVISSAKPVPVPVTPVPAPVTPVTTLVTPVPAVVKPTPAPVKLVPSAVKPVLAPVKPVPFPVKPVPTLVKPVTVPTKPVTPPVEPASTPVKPVIASVTPVSAPVAPVPAAVTPIIPSVTPIPASVTPVSAPVAPVHPSVAPVIPSVTPVPAPVVPVSAPVTPFPAPVAPVPGPIKPDTSSVEAGPTPVKPVIPSVTPVSAPVTLASTSFKAALSTMEAIFSSKLPTPFKPVPSLITPVPAPVTPVPAPVAPVPAPVAPVPAPDVPVPVPVAPVPPPDAPGPPPVATASSYVKKAVAIFENC; encoded by the coding sequence GTTCCTGCTCCTGTTCCACCAGTTCCCGCTCCTGTCGCAcctgttcctgctcctgttgCACCAGTTATCCTTCCTGTTACACCAGTCATCTCCTCTGCCAAACCAGTTCCTGTCCCTGTAACACCAGTTCCTGCTCCTGTCACACCAGTCACCACTCTTGTCACACCAGTTCCCGCTGTTGTCAAGCCAACTCCCGCTCCTGTCAAACTAGTTCCCTCTGCAGTCAAACCAGTTCTCGCTCCTGTCAAACCAGTTCCATTTCCAGTCAAACCAGTTCCCACTCTTGTCAAACCAGTCACTGTTCCTACCAAACCTGTTACCCCTCCTGTGGAACCAGCTTCCACACCTGTCAAACCAGTTATTGCTTCTGTCACACCAGTTTCCGCTCCAGTTGCACCAGTTCCTGCTGCTGTTACACCAATTATCCCATCTGTCACACCAATTCCTGCCTCTGTAACACCAGTTTCTGCTCCTGTCGCACCAGTTCACCCTTCAGTTGCACCAGTTATCCCATCTGTCACGCCAGTTCCTGCCCCTGTAGTACCAGTTTCTGCTCCTGTCACACCATTTCCCGCTCCTGTCGCACCAGTTCCTGGTCCCATCAAACCAGATACCTCTTCTGTGGAAGCAGGTCCCACTCCTGTCAAACCAGTTATCCCCTCTGTCACACCAGTTTCTGCTCCTGTCACATTAGCTAGCACTTCTTTCAAAGCAGCTCTCTCCACTATGGAGGCTATCTTCTCAAGCAAACTTCCCACTCCTTTCAAACCAGTTCCCTCTCTTATCACACCAGTTCCTGCTCCTGTCACACCAGTTCCTGCTCCTGTCGCACCAGTTCCTGCTCCTGTCGCACCAGTTCCTGCTCCTGATGTAccagttcctgttcctgttgcACCAGTTCCTCCTCCTGATGCACCAGGTCCTCCTCCTGTTGCAACAGCTAGCAGTTATGTCAAAAAAGCTGTAGCCATTTTTGAGAACTGCTGA
- the LOC115355631 gene encoding protein mono-ADP-ribosyltransferase PARP12-like, producing MSESAVIKLICANQGSIPVAELEANGCFDDVRRIISNREKFVCCRSGGEHKVVAKTELRLCKAKVCQGCNNLHLCRKFLLGSCPFSQGRRQCYFSHELKSDHNVKLLEEHGLEDLDRTELCTLLLQNDNFLLPPICSEYNKGDGLFGECRDGDGCTKLHICEKHLRGDCSCYKAHDFHEPHPSKTLQARGVPAPLINTLKYVYTNKEALRGNRGNRGNQQHPARANAAYANSDDGPNKRPQRGAKKSLEVHKDKTEICLYFVKGHCKHGDDCFKAHNKLPYRWEVKEGQQWTALSDNEEIEKEYCNPKKTSSCGVRFDTMTCGLNAVRRLSTASSVLHPDFVLTTEWLWYWEDEFGNWNQYASAADGHRAANMNSTELEQKYLKDDKGVVEFTAGSQKYSLSFKDMTQTNKHYGTERAVRRRPAFVSSADAKTTKVRRPQSNFRGVPGHWDKTQIPETGFRRVSLQTSSAEYKEIEGLFCNTMAGFVILQIERIQNKKLWEFYDCQKNYMRKNNDGRNVQEKKLFHGTDSKYVHAICHDNFDWRICGTHGTAFGRGSYFARDARYSHGYTDQSDVKSMFISRVLVGHYTRGSSSYVRPPSKDGSDVHFYDSCVDDVHNPSIFVVFEKHQIYPEYLLQYQERTTYFFSQYYGSASKPAPATSVPAPATSVPALVTSVPAPATSVPAPVTSVPAPVTSVPAPVTSVPAPVTSVPAPATSVPAPATSVPALVTSVPAPATSVPAPATSVPALVTSVSAPATSVPASVTPVPISVRSVPPSFTPVPVSVRPFPAPVRSLPASVTPVPTSVRSVPASVTPVPVSIRSVPTPATSVPTSVRSVPAPATSVPALVTSVPAPATSVPASVTPIPISVRSVPPSFTPVPVSVRPVPAPVRSLPASVTPVPTSVRSVPASVTPVPVSIRSVLTPATSVPTSVRSVPASARSVPNPDVQSPTFVRPATAAFTSNPNPSTRSRPVTLRMASSPSQNPKKQPNCVVA from the exons ATGTCGGAGTCCGCAGTCATTAAGCTGATCTGCGCCAATCAGGGATCGATCCCCGTGGCCGAGCTGGAGGCGAACGGCTGCTTCGACGACGTGAGGCGGATCATCTCCAACCGGGAGAAGTTTGTGTGCTGCCGGTCCGGCGGGGAGCACAAGGTGGTGGCCAAGACGGAGCTGCGACTCTGCAAAGCCAAAGTGTGTCAGGGCTGCAACAACCTGCATCTGTGCAGGAAGTTCCTGCTGGGATCCTGCCCGTTCAGCCAGGGCAG GAGGCAGTGCTACTTCTCTCATGAGCTGAAGTCTGATCATAATGTGAAGCTGCTTGAGGAGCACGGACTGGAGGATCTGGACAGGACGGAGCTGTGcacgctgctgctgcagaaCGACAACTTCCTGCTGCCGCCC ATATGCAGCGAGTACAACAAAGGCGACGGGCTGTTCGGCGAGTGTCGGGACGGCGACGGCTGCACCAAGCTCCACATCTGTGAGAAACACCTGCGTGGAGACTGTTCCTGCTACAAGGCGCACGACTTCCACGAGCCGCATCCGTCCAAAACCCTGCAGGCCCGAGGCGTGCCCGCCCCACTCATCAACACCCTCAAGTATGTCTATACTAACAAAGAGGCTCTGAGAGGCAACAGGGGCAACAGAGGCAACCAGCAGCATCCAGCACGGGCTAACGCAGCTTATGCCAACAGCGATGATGGACCAAACAAAAGACCGCAGAGAGGAGCCAAGAAAAGCTTGGAGGTTCACAAAG ATAAAACTGAGATATGCTTGTATTTCGTCAAGGGACACTGTAAACATGGTG ATGACTGTTTTAAAGCCCATAACAAGCTGCCATACAGATGGGAGGTCAAAGAGGGACAACAGTGGACCGCTTTGTCTGACAACGAGGAGATTGAGAAGGAGTACTGCAACCCTAAAAAAACATCCAG TTGCGGTGTACGTTTTGACACGATGACCTGTGGATTGAACGCAGTACGACGTCTGTCCACCGCTTCCTCTGTCCTGCATCCAGACTTCGTTCTCACCACCGAGTGGCTCTGGTACTGGGAGGACGAGTTTGGGAACTGGAACCAGTATGCCTCTGCT GCCGACGGACACAGAGCAGCCAATATGAACAGCACAGAGCTGGAGCAGAAATACCTGAAGGATGACAAGGGTGTGGTGGAGTTCACCGCCGGGTCACAGAAGTACTCACTGAGCTTCAAGG ATatgacacaaacaaataaacattacGGCACTGAGCGGGCGGTGAGAAGACGGCCTGCATTTGTCTCCTCAGCcgatgcaaaaacaacaaaagtgag AAGGCCTCAGTCAAATTTCAGAGGCGTACCGGGACACTGGGACAAGACACAGATTCCAGAAACAGGATTCAGG CGAGTCTCCCTCCAAACATCCTCAGCGGAGTATAAGGAGATCGAGGGTCTGTTTTGTAACACGATGGCCGGCTTTGTCATTCTGCAAATTGAGAGGATTCAGAACAAAAAACTCTGGGAGTTCTACGACTG CCAAAAGAATTACATGAGGAAGAACAACGACGGACGAAATGTGCAAGAGAAAAAGCTTTTCCATGGCACGGACTCGAAATACGTACACGCCATCTGCCACGACAACTTCGACTGGAGAATCTGCGGGACTCATGGAACAGCTTTTGGCAGAG GGAGTTACTTTGCCAGGGATGCCAGGTACTCTCATGGCTACACCGACCAATCCGATGTGAAATCCATGTTCATCTCACGGGTGCTGGTCGGCCACTACACGCGAGGATCCTCCAGCTACGTCCGACCTCCTTCCAAGGACGGCAGCGACGTGCACTTTTACGACAGCTGCGTGGATGACGTCCACAACCCCTCCATCTTCGTCGTGTTCGAGAAGCACCAGATCTATCCGGAGTATCTGCTGCAGTACCAGGAGAGGACCACCTACTTTTTCAGCCAGTATTATGGTTCAGCATCGAAACCTGCTCCTGCAACATCAGTTCCTGCTCCTGCAACATCAGTTCCTGCTCTTGTAACATCAGTTCCTGCTCCTGCAACATCAGTTCCTGCTCCTGTAACATCAGTTCCTGCTCCTGTAACATCAGTCCCTGCTCCTGTAACATCAGTTCCTGCTCCTGTAACATCAGTCCCTGCTCCTGCAACATCAGTTCCTGCTCCTGCAACATCAGTTCCTGCTCTTGTAACATCAGTTCCTGCTCCTGCAACATCAGTTCCTGCTCCTGCAACATCAGTTCCTGCTCTGGTAACATCAGTTTCTGCTCCTGCAACATCAGTTCCTGCTTCGGTCACGCCAGTTCCCATTTCTGTCCGATCAGTTCCTCCTTCATTCACGCCAGTCCCCGTTTCTGTTAGACCATTTCCGGCTCCTGTCAGATCCCTGCCCGCTTCTGTCACGCCAGTTCCCACTTCTGTCCGATCAGTTCCTGCTTCGGTCACGCCAGTTCCCGTTTCCATCAGATCAGTTCCTACTCCTGCGACATCAGTTCCCACTTCTGTCAGATCAGTTCCTGCTCCTGCAACATCAGTTCCTGCTCTGGTAACATCAGTTCCTGCTCCTGCAACATCAGTTCCTGCTTCGGTCACGCCAATTCCCATTTCTGTCCGATCAGTTCCTCCTTCATTCACGCCAGTCCCCGTTTCTGTTAGACCAGTTCCGGCTCCTGTCAGATCCCTGCCCGCTTCTGTCACGCCAGTTCCCACTTCTGTCCGATCAGTTCCTGCTTCGGTCACGCCAGTTCCCGTTTCTATCAGATCAGTTCTTACTCCTGCGACATCAGTTCCCACTTCTGTCAGATCAGTTCCTGCTTCTGCCAGATCTGTTCCCAATCCTGACGTGCAGTCTCCCACCTTTGTCAGACCAGCAACTGCTGCTTTCACCTCAAACCCAAACCCTTCAACTCGTAGCAGACCTGTCACATTACGGATGGCTTCCTCGCCAAGTCAGAATCCAAAAAAACAGCCCAACTGTGTCGTTGCTTAG